One genomic region from Reichenbachiella ulvae encodes:
- the uvrA gene encoding excinuclease ABC subunit UvrA: protein MQAEKTSEKKLNLDLDHTEYLEVYGAREHNLKNIDVSFKRDQLVVITGISGSGKSSLAFDTIYAEGQRRYMESFSAYARSFLGDMERPDVDKINGLSPVISIEQKTTSKNPRSTVGTVTEVYDFMRLLFARAGIAYSYITGEKMEKQTEEQILNHVMSYFDGQKLSILAPVVKGRKGHYRELFVQIAKMGFTKVRVNGEMLDVVPKMQVDRYKTHDIEIVIDRVIVGEKDHARINASLKTAIQHGKGILMVIDENGKDHHFSKHLMDAKSGLAYDDPAPNMFSFNSPYGACPECNGLGMIEKIEEINIIPDPSLSITRGGFAPLGDYRDIWIFKKIDAILKRHNYKLTTPIKDIKREVLDILLYGADEPVAVSSKKYPGTDWNTEFEGIIHFLEKQKDSGTEKIQKWIKDFTSSSTCPTCEGARLKKESLHFKIADKNIAELATLNIEALAEWFDGVEERLNERQNIIAAEILKEIRKRLGFLLDVGLNYLELNRPLRTLSGGEAQRIRLATQIGTQLVGVLYILDEPSIGLHQRDNVKLIKALQDLRDLGNTVIVVEHDKDMMLDSDYIIDIGPGAGRHGGQIVAQGHPKDFVKTKTTTAGYLNGELKIAVPEKRREGNGTQIDLKGATGHNLKNVSISLPLGKMIAVTGVSGSGKSSLIHETFVPILNKKFYRSKKEPLAYESIDGIEHIDKIIEVDQSPIGRTPRSNPATYTGVFSDIRSLYTQLPEAKIRGYKPGRFSFNVKGGRCETCEGAGMKLVEMDFLPDVYVPCETCKGKRYNRETLEVRFKGKSIADVLDMTVEQAVEFFEHQPKIVRKIKTLNDVGLGYLTLGQHATTLSGGEAQRVKLATELSKKDTGKTFYVLDEPTTGLHFQDIKLLLDVLNILVEKGNTVMIIEHNLDVIKVADYIIDLGPEGGVGGGTIVGQGTPEEIVALNNCYTAQFLGPELSQS, encoded by the coding sequence ATGCAGGCAGAAAAAACTAGCGAGAAAAAGCTCAATCTGGATTTGGACCACACAGAATATCTGGAGGTCTATGGTGCCCGCGAGCACAACCTCAAAAATATTGATGTCAGCTTCAAGCGAGATCAGCTGGTAGTGATTACCGGGATTAGCGGCAGTGGAAAATCTTCCCTGGCCTTTGATACGATCTATGCGGAGGGACAGCGACGATACATGGAGAGTTTTTCTGCCTATGCTCGCAGCTTTTTGGGAGACATGGAGCGTCCAGATGTCGATAAGATCAATGGGCTCTCGCCAGTGATTTCTATCGAGCAAAAGACGACTTCAAAGAACCCTAGATCTACCGTAGGGACAGTGACTGAGGTCTATGACTTTATGCGTTTATTGTTTGCTCGGGCGGGAATCGCTTACTCCTACATCACAGGAGAAAAGATGGAAAAGCAAACGGAGGAGCAGATCCTCAACCATGTGATGTCCTATTTCGACGGACAGAAGCTTTCCATCCTGGCACCAGTCGTGAAAGGTAGAAAGGGGCACTACCGCGAACTGTTTGTGCAGATTGCCAAAATGGGCTTTACAAAAGTGAGGGTCAATGGCGAGATGCTGGACGTAGTACCTAAGATGCAAGTAGATCGCTACAAAACGCACGACATAGAAATTGTGATCGATCGTGTGATTGTAGGAGAAAAGGATCATGCACGTATCAATGCTTCATTGAAAACCGCCATCCAGCATGGTAAGGGGATCTTGATGGTGATTGATGAAAATGGCAAAGATCACCACTTTTCTAAACATCTGATGGATGCCAAATCAGGATTGGCATACGATGACCCTGCTCCCAATATGTTTTCTTTCAACTCGCCCTATGGTGCCTGTCCTGAATGTAACGGGCTGGGGATGATTGAAAAGATAGAAGAAATCAACATTATTCCGGATCCTTCACTCAGTATAACCAGAGGTGGTTTTGCTCCATTGGGAGATTATCGTGACATCTGGATTTTCAAAAAAATAGATGCGATTCTAAAGAGGCATAATTATAAATTGACCACCCCAATCAAGGATATCAAAAGAGAGGTGCTGGATATCTTGCTTTATGGAGCTGATGAACCAGTAGCAGTTAGCTCTAAGAAATACCCGGGCACTGATTGGAATACAGAGTTCGAGGGTATCATTCATTTTCTGGAAAAACAAAAGGATAGCGGGACGGAAAAAATTCAGAAGTGGATCAAAGATTTTACCTCCAGTTCTACTTGCCCTACCTGTGAGGGAGCCAGGTTGAAAAAGGAATCGCTACACTTTAAGATCGCTGACAAAAATATTGCGGAGCTAGCTACTTTGAACATCGAGGCATTGGCAGAGTGGTTCGATGGCGTTGAGGAGCGATTGAACGAGCGTCAAAATATCATCGCCGCAGAGATACTGAAAGAAATTCGCAAGCGTCTAGGTTTTTTGCTGGATGTAGGCTTAAACTATCTGGAGCTCAACCGTCCGCTCAGAACGCTGTCTGGGGGAGAAGCCCAGCGAATTAGGCTAGCTACTCAGATCGGTACGCAGCTGGTAGGTGTTCTTTATATTTTAGATGAGCCGAGTATCGGCCTTCATCAGCGAGACAATGTCAAGTTGATCAAAGCGCTGCAAGACCTGCGTGATCTTGGCAATACAGTCATCGTCGTGGAGCATGACAAGGACATGATGTTGGATTCGGACTACATCATCGATATTGGTCCTGGAGCAGGAAGACACGGTGGACAGATCGTTGCTCAGGGTCACCCCAAAGATTTTGTGAAAACAAAAACCACCACCGCTGGCTATTTGAATGGAGAGCTGAAAATTGCTGTTCCAGAAAAGAGAAGGGAAGGCAATGGTACCCAAATTGACCTCAAGGGTGCTACGGGTCACAACTTGAAGAATGTTTCTATTTCCCTGCCATTAGGGAAGATGATAGCGGTGACAGGAGTTTCTGGAAGTGGTAAGTCCTCCCTGATCCATGAGACCTTTGTGCCTATTCTCAATAAGAAATTTTATCGATCCAAAAAGGAACCGCTAGCCTATGAATCAATTGACGGTATAGAGCATATCGATAAAATCATAGAGGTAGACCAATCGCCTATCGGTCGTACACCGAGATCGAATCCGGCCACTTATACTGGCGTGTTTTCAGACATCAGGAGTTTATATACACAATTGCCCGAGGCAAAGATCCGTGGATATAAACCTGGTCGTTTTTCATTCAACGTCAAAGGAGGTCGATGTGAGACTTGCGAAGGTGCCGGGATGAAGCTGGTTGAAATGGACTTTTTGCCTGACGTCTATGTGCCATGCGAAACCTGTAAAGGAAAACGCTACAATAGGGAAACACTAGAGGTTCGGTTCAAAGGGAAATCCATCGCCGACGTACTGGACATGACTGTTGAGCAGGCAGTGGAGTTTTTCGAGCATCAGCCTAAAATCGTTCGTAAAATTAAAACGCTAAATGATGTTGGACTGGGGTATTTGACCTTGGGACAGCATGCTACAACGCTTTCTGGAGGAGAAGCTCAGCGTGTAAAACTGGCAACCGAGCTATCCAAGAAAGATACGGGAAAGACATTTTATGTATTGGACGAACCTACCACCGGTTTGCACTTTCAGGACATTAAGCTCTTGTTGGATGTGCTCAATATTTTGGTCGAAAAGGGAAATACAGTGATGATCATCGAACATAATTTGGACGTGATCAAAGTCGCTGATTATATCATCGATTTAGGCCCAGAAGGTGGAGTAGGAGGAGGAACCATTGTAGGTCAAGGTACTCCGGAAGAGATCGTAGCATTAAATAATTGTTACACAGCACAATTTTTAGGACCAGAGTTATCTCAATCTTAA
- a CDS encoding rhomboid family intramembrane serine protease encodes MEALKEKQEEKYNKRWVPYQWPWTDKYGNNITSIKEWLISRKFTVSYLVIAWTILAIFGYAARRNCDGPWEIQFMCEMTMWMEQFRTDFWHFLMTCFTTAWFHNDPQHIWFVTLFGFLFPVQSFEEQHGTWNTIKLYFASYLFIGLYTGSLFNFLQLYWPDTHFVSNGFNRTWMGGSVGIFAIIGSLSYFSSKKWFLWAMVTVFEVFNMTVIGNNVHISFIHISCASFGWVYSWVWDTYFLQKKKLATQTA; translated from the coding sequence TTGGAGGCATTAAAAGAGAAGCAGGAAGAGAAGTACAACAAGCGTTGGGTTCCCTATCAATGGCCATGGACTGATAAGTACGGCAATAATATCACTTCAATTAAGGAGTGGTTGATTTCTAGGAAATTTACAGTTAGCTATCTCGTCATTGCATGGACGATTTTGGCCATTTTTGGATATGCTGCTCGTCGCAATTGCGATGGCCCCTGGGAAATTCAGTTTATGTGTGAGATGACCATGTGGATGGAACAGTTCCGAACGGATTTCTGGCATTTTCTGATGACATGTTTTACCACCGCTTGGTTTCACAATGATCCACAGCACATTTGGTTTGTGACTTTGTTTGGCTTTTTGTTTCCCGTCCAGTCTTTCGAAGAGCAGCATGGAACCTGGAATACAATAAAATTGTATTTTGCTTCTTACCTGTTTATTGGTCTATATACAGGATCACTTTTCAATTTCCTTCAATTGTACTGGCCAGACACACACTTTGTGAGTAATGGATTTAACAGAACCTGGATGGGAGGTTCCGTTGGGATCTTTGCTATTATTGGATCTCTTTCCTATTTCAGTAGCAAGAAATGGTTCTTATGGGCGATGGTTACGGTATTCGAAGTCTTCAATATGACAGTGATCGGCAACAATGTTCATATCTCCTTTATCCATATTTCATGTGCATCTTTTGGATGGGTATATAGCTGGGTGTGGGACACATATTTCCTTCAAAAGAAAAAATTAGCGACTCAAACCGCGTAG
- a CDS encoding sensor histidine kinase: protein MTKHKIYWLCQILGWSTYGLLNFGIYFIQSGKLDGREFTIALSQIFFYVASSHLLRTIIKRRGWSTYPILKLLPLILGSNLALGIANYFFLLLVSFLSGLLMVSVEFRMVNIIFGILGPTAMYCLWSLVYFTYHFFEQHNKNLQYQAVIREAELQQLRSQLNPHFIFNALNSIKALVDDEPKKSKMAITQLSSMFRNTLNAEKKRLVRLEEEMETVNAYLGLESIRFEERLAVRIDLEEDTLGCLIPPMMLQTLVENGIKHGISKLRNGGKIIISTKSEGERLILQIRNYGRLEENQVLEDGHGTGLQNTKDRLNLIYEDRASFRILNEEEGLVLTEIILPKEY, encoded by the coding sequence ATGACTAAGCATAAGATTTATTGGCTCTGTCAGATTTTGGGTTGGTCCACCTATGGACTACTCAATTTTGGCATTTATTTTATCCAAAGTGGGAAGCTGGATGGAAGAGAATTTACCATAGCCTTGAGTCAAATCTTTTTTTATGTTGCTTCCTCCCATCTACTGCGAACCATCATCAAGAGAAGGGGCTGGAGTACTTACCCTATACTTAAGCTTTTGCCATTGATTCTCGGGAGTAATTTGGCTCTTGGGATTGCCAATTATTTCTTTTTGCTGTTGGTTTCCTTTCTTTCAGGCCTTTTGATGGTTTCTGTAGAATTTCGAATGGTCAATATCATTTTTGGGATTTTGGGACCTACTGCCATGTACTGTCTTTGGTCTCTGGTTTATTTTACCTATCATTTTTTCGAGCAGCACAATAAGAACCTACAATATCAAGCGGTGATCCGTGAGGCTGAACTGCAGCAACTCCGGTCTCAGTTGAACCCTCATTTTATTTTTAATGCATTGAACAGTATTAAGGCCCTGGTAGATGATGAACCTAAAAAATCAAAGATGGCCATAACCCAGCTTTCGAGTATGTTTAGAAATACGCTGAATGCTGAGAAAAAGCGACTGGTGAGACTAGAGGAGGAGATGGAAACCGTCAATGCTTATCTGGGCCTGGAGAGCATTCGATTTGAAGAAAGGCTGGCTGTGCGTATCGATTTGGAGGAGGATACTCTGGGGTGCTTGATTCCTCCGATGATGCTACAAACGCTAGTGGAGAATGGTATCAAACATGGCATTTCCAAATTACGAAATGGAGGTAAAATTATTATCTCCACTAAATCTGAAGGTGAGCGTTTGATTCTACAAATCAGAAACTATGGTCGATTGGAAGAAAATCAGGTTTTAGAAGATGGACATGGTACAGGCTTGCAGAATACAAAGGATCGGCTTAATTTGATATACGAAGACAGGGCTTCCTTCCGAATCTTAAATGAGGAAGAAGGACTGGTCTTAACAGAAATCATTTTACCCAAAGAATACTGA
- a CDS encoding LytR/AlgR family response regulator transcription factor, whose amino-acid sequence MKAIIIDDERLARKELNSLLQEHSEIEIVGEAAHADDALELIDQLQPDLIFLDIQMPEKTGFDLLAELDRAPLVVFTTAYDQYAIKAFEVNAFDYLLKPIEPDRLSRVIQKLLDKFRKDQQQESQVPTNKLSLSDQVFVKDGEKCWFVKLEKVRYFESDGNYIKVFFDTVRPMIHKSLNALDEKLDEKSFFRASRKHIINLSWVEKIEPWFNGGLMVELRGGDKVEVSRRQAAKFKEKMSL is encoded by the coding sequence ATGAAGGCAATCATCATAGATGACGAACGGCTTGCAAGAAAAGAGTTGAATTCTCTGCTGCAGGAACATAGTGAAATAGAAATAGTAGGTGAAGCTGCGCATGCAGACGATGCTTTAGAGCTGATTGATCAGCTGCAGCCCGATTTGATTTTTTTAGATATTCAGATGCCAGAGAAGACGGGTTTTGATCTATTGGCAGAGTTGGACCGTGCACCTCTTGTTGTTTTTACTACTGCATATGATCAGTACGCTATCAAGGCTTTTGAGGTGAATGCATTTGACTATTTGCTGAAACCGATTGAGCCAGATCGTCTTTCTCGGGTGATTCAAAAGCTTTTGGATAAATTCAGAAAAGACCAACAACAGGAGAGTCAAGTACCCACGAATAAACTATCGCTGAGTGATCAGGTATTCGTAAAGGATGGGGAGAAATGTTGGTTCGTAAAGCTCGAAAAGGTGCGCTATTTCGAATCTGACGGAAACTATATCAAAGTGTTTTTTGATACGGTGCGTCCCATGATTCATAAGTCATTAAATGCATTGGATGAAAAGTTGGATGAAAAGTCCTTCTTTCGTGCCAGTCGCAAACACATCATCAATCTAAGTTGGGTAGAAAAGATTGAACCCTGGTTTAATGGTGGATTGATGGTGGAATTGAGAGGAGGTGACAAGGTCGAGGTAAGTCGAAGACAAGCAGCCAAGTTCAAAGAGAAAATGAGTCTTTAA
- the chrA gene encoding chromate efflux transporter, with amino-acid sequence MTFKKVRYYIFLKDVIILAVTAFGGPQAHFAMMLDMMVKKRGYLDEKDFIELHALCSFLPGPTSTQTLTAIGFKVGGPNLAYLTLLVWIIPAFIIMSTAGVMISSLEEYNISLDFTRFIQPMAVGIVAYSAYLIIKKVVNTRLAAGLMVVSAICSFIFRTPYVFPILILVGGTITGFNYKRHQKEEKQGIKIEWSNFILWGAVLLLAAGIGAVTKWRGIDLFENFYRIGSLIFGGGQVLVPFLYTEFVEFKKYLTSEEFLSGYALVQAVPGPVFSFSGFVGSVSMRDYGIFGQYLGGFLSAVGVFLPGAFLIFFVIRFWDELKKFRIVKASLDGVNAVSSGMIVAAAVLLAIPLFKTTPEAYEQYLNIGIIFSTILILLFTKIPTPVLIIGGLILGIVL; translated from the coding sequence ATGACATTCAAGAAGGTTCGATATTACATTTTTTTAAAGGACGTAATCATTCTTGCGGTGACTGCTTTTGGCGGACCACAGGCCCATTTTGCTATGATGCTGGATATGATGGTAAAGAAGCGGGGCTATCTGGACGAAAAGGATTTTATCGAACTGCATGCCTTGTGTTCTTTTTTACCAGGACCTACGTCCACCCAAACACTTACTGCGATTGGTTTTAAAGTAGGTGGTCCCAACCTTGCATATCTCACGTTGCTGGTCTGGATCATTCCGGCATTTATCATCATGTCTACTGCTGGTGTCATGATTTCCTCCTTGGAGGAGTACAATATCTCGCTGGATTTTACAAGATTCATACAACCGATGGCTGTTGGGATAGTCGCCTATTCTGCCTACCTCATCATCAAAAAAGTAGTGAATACCCGTCTGGCCGCTGGCCTCATGGTAGTCTCCGCTATTTGTAGTTTCATTTTCAGAACGCCATATGTTTTTCCGATACTTATATTGGTAGGGGGAACGATCACAGGGTTTAATTACAAAAGACACCAAAAAGAAGAGAAGCAAGGAATCAAAATCGAATGGTCGAATTTCATTCTTTGGGGAGCTGTATTGCTATTAGCTGCGGGTATTGGTGCGGTGACCAAATGGAGAGGTATCGATCTGTTTGAAAATTTTTATCGGATCGGCAGTTTGATATTTGGTGGAGGGCAAGTATTGGTACCTTTCCTTTACACTGAGTTTGTGGAGTTTAAAAAGTATCTGACCTCCGAAGAGTTCCTTTCTGGCTATGCCTTGGTTCAGGCAGTGCCTGGGCCGGTTTTCTCCTTTTCAGGGTTTGTAGGTTCGGTATCCATGCGGGATTATGGTATTTTCGGACAATATTTGGGCGGATTCTTGTCGGCAGTAGGTGTCTTTCTACCCGGTGCGTTTTTGATTTTCTTTGTCATTCGGTTTTGGGATGAACTGAAGAAATTCAGAATAGTTAAGGCCTCACTGGACGGAGTAAATGCTGTGAGTTCAGGGATGATCGTGGCTGCAGCTGTCTTACTAGCAATCCCACTTTTCAAAACCACTCCGGAAGCTTATGAGCAATACTTGAATATCGGAATCATATTTTCAACCATACTGATTTTACTTTTCACCAAAATCCCAACACCTGTTTTGATCATCGGCGGATTAATTCTGGGGATCGTACTTTGA
- a CDS encoding isopenicillin N synthase family dioxygenase encodes MSDQLYDEVPSLDLANFLSEDEAKRAQFVEELGHAYNNIGFVAIKNHGLSDALVKKLYDSIEKFFSLPEEVKTKYEIPELFGQRGYVGKGKEHAKGRKTGDLKEFYHVGQFVEDGDAIKENYPDNVWPAEVEDFEAAATEAYKTLEATGKHMLRAIALYLGLEENYFESRVHNGNSILRPIHYFPIENPEEIPADAVRAAEHGDINLITLLMGASADGLQVKRRDDKWIPITALPEQIVVNVGDMLARLTNNKLKSTIHRVVNPPKEQMKSSRYSIPFFMHPRAEMDLTCLESCIDENHPKEFDDMTAGEFLHQRLTEIGLKK; translated from the coding sequence ATGAGCGATCAATTATACGACGAAGTACCATCCTTAGACCTAGCCAATTTTCTATCAGAAGATGAAGCAAAAAGAGCCCAATTTGTGGAAGAATTAGGCCATGCTTATAACAACATCGGTTTTGTAGCGATCAAAAATCATGGGCTTTCTGATGCATTGGTTAAGAAACTCTATGATTCGATCGAAAAATTCTTTTCTCTCCCTGAAGAGGTAAAAACTAAATATGAAATACCAGAGCTATTCGGTCAGCGTGGCTATGTCGGAAAAGGAAAAGAACACGCCAAAGGCCGAAAAACAGGTGATTTGAAAGAGTTTTATCATGTAGGACAGTTTGTAGAAGATGGAGATGCTATCAAAGAAAACTACCCTGACAATGTCTGGCCAGCTGAAGTTGAGGATTTTGAAGCGGCTGCTACAGAAGCCTACAAAACACTGGAAGCTACTGGCAAGCACATGCTTCGAGCCATTGCTTTGTATCTGGGGCTTGAAGAAAATTATTTCGAAAGCAGGGTTCACAATGGCAACAGCATTTTGCGTCCTATCCATTATTTCCCAATCGAAAATCCAGAAGAAATACCTGCTGATGCGGTAAGAGCGGCAGAGCATGGAGACATCAACCTGATCACCCTACTAATGGGTGCAAGTGCAGATGGGCTCCAGGTCAAAAGAAGAGATGACAAATGGATACCGATCACCGCATTGCCCGAACAAATCGTGGTAAACGTAGGAGATATGCTTGCGCGCCTCACCAACAACAAATTAAAATCAACCATTCATAGAGTAGTCAACCCACCTAAAGAGCAGATGAAAAGTTCCCGCTACTCAATTCCATTCTTTATGCATCCACGTGCCGAAATGGACTTAACTTGTCTGGAAAGTTGCATCGACGAAAACCATCCCAAAGAATTCGATGACATGACGGCCGGCGAATTTTTACACCAGCGACTGACAGAAATAGGATTGAAAAAATGA
- the recO gene encoding DNA repair protein RecO, whose protein sequence is MLHKTKGIVLNYIKYKETSIIARIYTAEFGLQSYIINGVRSARSKKGLALMQPLTLLDMVVYHKNNKEDQLQRISEYKSAYTFTSIPFEVKKSSVALFVTELLSKVLKEEDERGVVFEFLCHFIMELDQRPTSFESLHIYLMVHLTHFIGFGIHEIRDLQRDNILQRVNTSFEEIYQTIIHMNRSEIHEVQIMDNKLRKDCLSYMINYYLQHIEGFGELKSMAVLSQIFR, encoded by the coding sequence ATGCTGCATAAGACCAAAGGGATCGTTCTCAACTATATCAAATATAAGGAGACCTCTATTATAGCAAGGATTTATACGGCCGAGTTTGGCTTGCAATCCTACATCATCAATGGCGTCAGAAGCGCCCGATCCAAAAAAGGACTCGCATTGATGCAGCCCCTTACTCTGCTGGACATGGTAGTCTATCACAAAAACAACAAAGAAGACCAACTCCAGCGTATCTCAGAATACAAATCAGCCTATACTTTTACAAGTATCCCTTTTGAGGTCAAAAAATCCTCGGTGGCACTCTTTGTGACCGAATTGCTATCCAAAGTGCTCAAGGAAGAAGATGAGAGAGGGGTTGTCTTCGAATTTCTCTGCCATTTCATTATGGAGCTAGACCAAAGGCCAACTTCTTTTGAGAGTCTTCATATCTACTTGATGGTTCACCTGACCCACTTCATCGGATTTGGGATCCATGAGATCAGAGACCTGCAACGAGACAATATTTTGCAGAGGGTCAACACGAGTTTTGAAGAGATATATCAGACCATCATCCATATGAACCGCAGCGAAATCCATGAAGTCCAAATCATGGACAACAAATTGAGGAAAGACTGTCTCAGCTATATGATCAACTATTATCTGCAACATATCGAAGGCTTTGGTGAGTTAAAATCCATGGCTGTTTTATCTCAAATATTTAGATAG
- a CDS encoding thymidine kinase has protein sequence MFIEPGIDQSSSKGAQTGWIEVICGSMFSGKTEELIRRLNRAVIANQKVEIFKPAVDKRYHESDVVSHNDNSIRSTPVQFASDILLLAGNSDVVGIDEAQFFDMELVNVSRKLANKGKRVIMAGLDMDFRGEPFGPIPSIMGIAEYVTKVRAICMKCGSLASFSFRLSDSKDKVMLGEADSYEARCRKCFYEDFDPNKP, from the coding sequence ATGTTTATAGAACCGGGCATAGACCAAAGCAGCTCTAAAGGAGCTCAAACGGGATGGATCGAAGTGATCTGCGGTTCGATGTTTTCAGGAAAGACCGAAGAACTAATTAGAAGGCTGAATCGAGCCGTTATCGCCAATCAAAAGGTGGAAATCTTCAAACCAGCAGTAGACAAACGCTATCACGAAAGTGATGTAGTCTCGCACAATGACAATTCCATCCGCTCTACTCCTGTTCAATTCGCCAGTGACATTCTCCTACTTGCCGGTAACTCAGATGTCGTGGGTATAGACGAAGCACAATTCTTTGATATGGAACTGGTCAATGTCTCTCGTAAACTGGCCAATAAAGGTAAACGAGTGATTATGGCTGGCTTGGACATGGACTTTCGCGGAGAGCCATTTGGTCCCATCCCATCCATCATGGGGATCGCCGAATATGTGACCAAAGTACGTGCTATCTGCATGAAATGTGGCAGCCTTGCTTCCTTCTCCTTTAGGCTATCTGACTCGAAGGACAAGGTGATGCTAGGAGAAGCGGATTCCTATGAAGCTAGGTGTCGCAAATGCTTTTACGAGGATTTTGATCCTAACAAACCTTAA
- a CDS encoding (2Fe-2S)-binding protein: MPKIVIQNLHNREIYTNEENKNLLEIIHENQVDWMFACGGKGRCTTCRAQVQEGLEHFSELTAAEIKFKNMDRLKENERLACQCKIQGDVVIRVAEENKFMHLNYSN; this comes from the coding sequence ATGCCGAAAATCGTTATACAAAACCTCCACAACAGGGAAATTTATACCAACGAAGAAAACAAAAATCTTTTGGAAATCATTCATGAAAATCAAGTGGATTGGATGTTTGCGTGTGGAGGAAAGGGCAGGTGCACGACCTGCAGGGCTCAGGTGCAAGAAGGTTTAGAGCATTTTTCGGAACTCACAGCTGCTGAGATTAAATTCAAGAATATGGATCGACTCAAAGAAAATGAAAGACTGGCATGCCAATGCAAGATTCAGGGAGATGTGGTCATCCGTGTGGCGGAAGAAAATAAATTCATGCACCTCAATTACTCCAACTAA
- the rodA gene encoding rod shape-determining protein RodA, protein MRKDSILDRIDWTVVLLYFAMVILGWINIYAAVYEEEIASEMLSLTYNPGKQLIWIGTSILIIFGVVSLDYKFFDSFAYIIYGVMILLLIAVLLFGREVAGSTSWFQIGSFRFQPSEFTKFATALALAKYLGDIHVKMENPKTQLIAAGIMFLPMILIVLQGDLGSAMVFAAFSIILFREGISPIYFIVGIGLVILFVLTLLVSKMIIFIVSGVICLVIIGASVKHPKRIIITILVALAIFATVTSVDFLMQNVLKPHQRTRVVSLVNPDADPLGAGWNVTQSKIAIGSGGFFGKGFLEGTQTKFDFVPEQSTDFIFCTLGEEQGWLGSFIMITLFVIFLIRVSIIAERQKTKFARIYGYGVLSVIFFHFAVNIAMTIGLFPVIGIPLPFFSYGGSSLWSFTALLFILLGLDANRMQVLMR, encoded by the coding sequence TTGAGAAAGGATAGTATACTAGATAGAATCGATTGGACAGTGGTCCTGCTTTATTTCGCCATGGTGATCCTTGGTTGGATCAATATCTATGCGGCGGTATACGAAGAGGAAATTGCTTCCGAAATGCTCTCCCTCACATACAATCCTGGCAAGCAGCTGATATGGATTGGCACATCGATTTTGATCATTTTCGGAGTAGTCAGTTTGGATTACAAATTCTTCGATTCCTTTGCCTACATCATTTATGGCGTCATGATACTCTTGTTGATCGCCGTACTTCTATTTGGTCGTGAAGTCGCGGGATCCACCTCATGGTTCCAAATAGGGAGTTTTCGTTTTCAGCCCTCGGAGTTTACCAAATTTGCCACGGCGCTGGCATTGGCCAAATACCTCGGGGATATCCATGTCAAAATGGAAAATCCTAAGACCCAATTGATCGCGGCAGGAATTATGTTTTTGCCTATGATTCTCATTGTTCTGCAGGGGGATTTAGGTTCTGCGATGGTCTTTGCTGCTTTTTCTATCATTCTGTTCAGGGAAGGTATTTCTCCGATTTATTTTATCGTAGGGATTGGTCTTGTGATTCTCTTCGTCCTCACACTACTGGTGAGCAAGATGATTATTTTCATTGTCTCAGGAGTGATCTGTCTGGTCATCATTGGGGCCTCTGTAAAGCACCCTAAAAGAATCATTATCACCATACTGGTAGCTTTGGCCATATTCGCTACCGTCACCAGTGTCGACTTCCTGATGCAAAATGTCTTGAAGCCTCACCAAAGAACGCGTGTAGTTTCACTCGTCAATCCAGACGCTGATCCCTTAGGTGCCGGCTGGAACGTCACTCAATCCAAAATTGCGATCGGTTCAGGTGGTTTTTTTGGCAAGGGATTTTTAGAAGGTACTCAAACCAAATTCGATTTTGTACCTGAGCAAAGTACAGACTTCATCTTTTGTACCCTCGGAGAAGAACAAGGCTGGCTCGGTAGCTTCATTATGATCACACTCTTTGTGATTTTTCTGATTCGTGTTTCCATTATTGCGGAGAGGCAAAAAACAAAATTTGCCAGAATATATGGCTATGGCGTGCTTTCTGTCATCTTCTTTCACTTTGCGGTTAACATCGCGATGACTATCGGTTTGTTTCCTGTGATCGGGATTCCACTGCCTTTCTTCAGCTATGGGGGATCTTCGCTTTGGTCATTTACTGCACTTCTTTTCATCCTGTTAGGACTGGATGCGAACAGGATGCAAGTACTGATGCGCTAA